A genome region from Sebastes umbrosus isolate fSebUmb1 chromosome 22, fSebUmb1.pri, whole genome shotgun sequence includes the following:
- the si:ch73-71d17.2 gene encoding RPA-related protein RADX isoform X2 — protein MAAPDCVLLRTLTRSRPGTGTNQASPSSPAVCRESLYVVDLQRYSRDQGSSVYFPQAVLNGEDLYDITLADGDCRLRVTLDPGLNRLVERNVLRPGSVLRNAAFVPAMSAQLPECPGASGDSYRLVRAEVSEDEDPDRRVQVDRDSLPWFGPAEPAGPLVPLRANRSVFLPLWNNVDYSGTAWTEAPPPEEEEEEEEEEEARRPAVTVSELRDSFLIGRRGAVKHQLIVRIINKSKLMYYGRRDRNCECPYKAVLEVCDRTGSVCVVLWNSVCVSWYRRLKPGDIISLRRYRVKQHYQAELDDIEISVNSRNPAARLAVLPESSVSPEYLPPAPSYSFYNSKELLDRPHGVVCDVIGLLTFSGRPERVRSDARGAELLEYRWLRLEDGTSDRPIMVKLFSTSQPESHRELHPLSVVVCSRLKLIRAADRTDGGFYLTTTTYTQVYCTGQGHHSEMSYRKLRPVRRFLRWLRSQDDEQVLSRALIGGFFMYPPPPVSLETYMKDRRGAPGFLRGAELQREVERLCYRERRTFCIQAAVTMVTYSRRGEEDRCLFWTDRSSSSSSSSPPSLPSTPRSFRPPLSSSSSFSPTSPSSAVSQLTPRPLDHRSGKSWRKRKQLLQVDTPKKRHPRVTLQPEQNNKTVILFEASMEFLENTNADQDDGDDDDDDEDEYEDTSSFVTAPLLPAVPPVAAETLPMRYDHSHREEQALAVAMGGGASGAGRFDAAVEDYYTLRLRALSDGVLVDAVFLPNSSSSSLSPPLLPHSNTWTSILSHGAFSSHTPVPAPADLIGMAAQLANQRLVCVLEACHLGVATTEVVLSRAFHLTT, from the exons ATGGCGGCTCCTGACTGCGTCCTCCTCAGAACCCTGACCCGGTCCAGACCCGGTACCGGGACCAACCAG GCGTCCCCGTCCTCTCCTGCTGTCTGCAGGGAGTCCCTCTACGTGGTGGACCTGCAGCGCTACAGCCGGGACCAGGGGTCCTCCGTCTACTTCCCCCAGGCTGTCCTCAACG GTGAAGACCTGTATGACATCACCCTGGCGGACGGGGACTGCAGACTTCGTGTGACTCTGGATCCGGGTCTGAACCGGCTGGTGGAGCGGAACGTCCTGCGACCCGGATCGGTTCTACGGAACGCCGCCTTCGTCCCCGCCATGAGCGCCCAGCTCCCAGAATGCCCCGGGGCCTCTGGAGACAG CTACAGACTGGTGAGGGCGGAGGTCTCCGAGGACGAGGATCCAGACCGGAGGGTCCAGGTGGACCGGGACTCTCTGCCCTGGTTCGGACCGGCAGAACCGGCAG GGCCTCTGGTTCCTTTGAGAGCCAATAGGAGCGTGTTCCTCCCTCTGTGGAACAACGTGGACTACAGCGGGACGGCGTGGACGGAGGCTCCGcccccagaggaggaggaggaggaggaggaggaggaggaag cgCGGCGTCCTGCTGTGACTGTGTCGGAGCTGCGTGACTCCTTCCTGATTGGTCGCCGGGGCGCCGTCAAGCATCAGCTGATCGTACGCATCATCAATAAGTCCAAACTGATGTATTATGGGAGAAGAGACCGGAACTGTGAGTGTCCATATAAG gccGTGTTGGAGGTGTGTGACcggacaggaagtgtgtgtgtggtgttgtggaacagtgtgtgtgtcagctggtACCGCCGTCTGAAGCCTGGTGACATCATCAGCCTGAGACGCTACCGAGTCAAACAGCATTACCAGGCTGAGCTGGACGACATCG AGATCAGCGTGAACAGCAGAAACCCCGCCGCTCGCCTCGCTGTTCTCCCAGAATCCTCTGTTTCACCTGAATATCTACCACCTGCACCGAGCTACAGCTTCTacaacag TAAGGAGCTCCTGGACCGTCCTCACGGCGTTGTGTGTGATGTCATCGGCCTGCTGACGTTCTCAGGACGACCGGAGCGAGTCAGGAGCG ATGCCAGAGGGGCGGAGCTTTTGGAGTATCGCTGGCTGCGATTGGAGGACGGGACGAGCGACCGACCAATCATGGTGAAGCTGTTCTCCACGTCTCAACCTGAGTCCCACCGCGAGCTCCACCCAC TGTCGGTGGTCGTTTGTAGCCGACTGAAGCTGATCAGAGCAGCCGATCGGACTGACGGCGGCTTCTACCTCACTACTACTACATACACACAGGTGTACTGCACAG GACAGGGACACCACTCAGAGATGAGCTACCGGAAGCTCCGGCCGGTGAGACGGTTCCTCCGGTGGCTGCGGAGCCAGGACGACGAACAGGTGCTGAGCCGGGCTCTGATTGGAGGATTCTTCATGTACCCGCCTCCTCCCGTCTCCCTGGAAACGTACATGAAGGACAGGAGAG gtgcacCAGGGTTCCTGCGAGGGGCGGAGCTtcagagggaggtggagaggctCTGTTACCGGGAGCGACGCACCTTCTGTATCCAGGCAgcagttaccatggttacgtaCAGCCGCAGAGGAGAG gAGGATCGCTGTTTGTTCTGGACGGAccgatcttcatcctcctcctcatcctcccccccctccctgccCTCCACCCCTCGCTCCTTCagacctcctctctcctcctcttcctccttctctcccacGTCTCCATCCTCAGCCGTCAGTCAGCTGACGCCCCGTCCTCTGGACCACAGGTCAGG GAAGtcgtggaggaagaggaagcagcTGCTGCAGGTGGACACGCCAAAGAAGAG acATCCGCGGGTCACATTACAACCAGAACAGAACAACAAGACGG TTATTCTGTTTGAAGCCTCCATGGAGTTTCTAGAAAACACAAATGCTGATCAAGACGACGgcgatgatgacgatgatgatgaagatgaatatGAAGACACCTCGTCCTTCGTCACCGCCCCCCTCCTCCCTGCCGTCCCGCCGGTCGCCGCGGAGACGCTGCCGATGCGTTACGACCACAGCCACAGGGAGGAGCAGGCGTTGGCCGTGGCGATGGGCGGGGGGGCGAGCGGCGCCGGGAGGTTTGATGCTGCCGTTGAGGACTACTACACACTGAGACTGAGAG CTCTGTCAGACGGGGTTCTGGTCGACGCCGTCTTCCTCCctaactcctcctcttcctccctctctcctcccctcctccctcactCCAACACCTGGACCTCCATCTTGTCCCACGGAGCCttctcctcacacacacctgtacctgCACCAG CTGACCTCATCGGCATGGCAGCCcagctggccaatcagaggCTGGTGTGTGTCCTTGAGGCGTGTCACCTGGGCGTAGCCACAACTGAAGTTGTCCTGAGCCGAGCGTTCCACCTGACCACCTGA
- the si:ch73-71d17.2 gene encoding RPA-related protein RADX isoform X5 has product MAAPDCVLLRTLTRSRPGTGTNQASPSSPAVCRESLYVVDLQRYSRDQGSSVYFPQAVLNGEDLYDITLADGDCRLRVTLDPGLNRLVERNVLRPGSVLRNAAFVPAMSAQLPECPGASGDSYRLVRAEVSEDEDPDRRVQVDRDSLPWFGPAEPAGPLVPLRANRSVFLPLWNNVDYSGTAWTEAPPPEEEEEEEEEEEARRPAVTVSELRDSFLIGRRGAVKHQLIVRIINKSKLMYYGRRDRNCECPYKAVLEVCDRTGSVCVVLWNSVCVSWYRRLKPGDIISLRRYRVKQHYQAELDDIEISVNSRNPAARLAVLPESSVSPEYLPPAPSYSFYNSKELLDRPHGVVCDVIGLLTFSGRPERVRSDARGAELLEYRWLRLEDGTSDRPIMVKLFSTSQPESHRELHPLSVVVCSRLKLIRAADRTDGGFYLTTTTYTQVYCTGQGHHSEMSYRKLRPVRRFLRWLRSQDDEQVLSRALIGGFFMYPPPPVSLETYMKDRRGAPGFLRGAELQREVERLCYRERRTFCIQAAVTMVTYSRRGEEDRCLFWTDRSSSSSSSSPPSLPSTPRSFRPPLSSSSSFSPTSPSSAVSQLTPRPLDHRKSWRKRKQLLQVDTPKKRHPRVTLQPEQNNKTVILFEASMEFLENTNADQDDGDDDDDDEDEYEDTSSFVTAPLLPAVPPVAAETLPMRYDHSHREEQALAVAMGGGASGAGRFDAAVEDYYTLRLRALSDGVLVDAVFLPNSSSSSLSPPLLPHSNTWTSILSHGAFSSHTPVPAPADLIGMAAQLANQRLVCVLEACHLGVATTEVVLSRAFHLTT; this is encoded by the exons ATGGCGGCTCCTGACTGCGTCCTCCTCAGAACCCTGACCCGGTCCAGACCCGGTACCGGGACCAACCAG GCGTCCCCGTCCTCTCCTGCTGTCTGCAGGGAGTCCCTCTACGTGGTGGACCTGCAGCGCTACAGCCGGGACCAGGGGTCCTCCGTCTACTTCCCCCAGGCTGTCCTCAACG GTGAAGACCTGTATGACATCACCCTGGCGGACGGGGACTGCAGACTTCGTGTGACTCTGGATCCGGGTCTGAACCGGCTGGTGGAGCGGAACGTCCTGCGACCCGGATCGGTTCTACGGAACGCCGCCTTCGTCCCCGCCATGAGCGCCCAGCTCCCAGAATGCCCCGGGGCCTCTGGAGACAG CTACAGACTGGTGAGGGCGGAGGTCTCCGAGGACGAGGATCCAGACCGGAGGGTCCAGGTGGACCGGGACTCTCTGCCCTGGTTCGGACCGGCAGAACCGGCAG GGCCTCTGGTTCCTTTGAGAGCCAATAGGAGCGTGTTCCTCCCTCTGTGGAACAACGTGGACTACAGCGGGACGGCGTGGACGGAGGCTCCGcccccagaggaggaggaggaggaggaggaggaggaggaag cgCGGCGTCCTGCTGTGACTGTGTCGGAGCTGCGTGACTCCTTCCTGATTGGTCGCCGGGGCGCCGTCAAGCATCAGCTGATCGTACGCATCATCAATAAGTCCAAACTGATGTATTATGGGAGAAGAGACCGGAACTGTGAGTGTCCATATAAG gccGTGTTGGAGGTGTGTGACcggacaggaagtgtgtgtgtggtgttgtggaacagtgtgtgtgtcagctggtACCGCCGTCTGAAGCCTGGTGACATCATCAGCCTGAGACGCTACCGAGTCAAACAGCATTACCAGGCTGAGCTGGACGACATCG AGATCAGCGTGAACAGCAGAAACCCCGCCGCTCGCCTCGCTGTTCTCCCAGAATCCTCTGTTTCACCTGAATATCTACCACCTGCACCGAGCTACAGCTTCTacaacag TAAGGAGCTCCTGGACCGTCCTCACGGCGTTGTGTGTGATGTCATCGGCCTGCTGACGTTCTCAGGACGACCGGAGCGAGTCAGGAGCG ATGCCAGAGGGGCGGAGCTTTTGGAGTATCGCTGGCTGCGATTGGAGGACGGGACGAGCGACCGACCAATCATGGTGAAGCTGTTCTCCACGTCTCAACCTGAGTCCCACCGCGAGCTCCACCCAC TGTCGGTGGTCGTTTGTAGCCGACTGAAGCTGATCAGAGCAGCCGATCGGACTGACGGCGGCTTCTACCTCACTACTACTACATACACACAGGTGTACTGCACAG GACAGGGACACCACTCAGAGATGAGCTACCGGAAGCTCCGGCCGGTGAGACGGTTCCTCCGGTGGCTGCGGAGCCAGGACGACGAACAGGTGCTGAGCCGGGCTCTGATTGGAGGATTCTTCATGTACCCGCCTCCTCCCGTCTCCCTGGAAACGTACATGAAGGACAGGAGAG gtgcacCAGGGTTCCTGCGAGGGGCGGAGCTtcagagggaggtggagaggctCTGTTACCGGGAGCGACGCACCTTCTGTATCCAGGCAgcagttaccatggttacgtaCAGCCGCAGAGGAGAG gAGGATCGCTGTTTGTTCTGGACGGAccgatcttcatcctcctcctcatcctcccccccctccctgccCTCCACCCCTCGCTCCTTCagacctcctctctcctcctcttcctccttctctcccacGTCTCCATCCTCAGCCGTCAGTCAGCTGACGCCCCGTCCTCTGGACCACAG GAAGtcgtggaggaagaggaagcagcTGCTGCAGGTGGACACGCCAAAGAAGAG acATCCGCGGGTCACATTACAACCAGAACAGAACAACAAGACGG TTATTCTGTTTGAAGCCTCCATGGAGTTTCTAGAAAACACAAATGCTGATCAAGACGACGgcgatgatgacgatgatgatgaagatgaatatGAAGACACCTCGTCCTTCGTCACCGCCCCCCTCCTCCCTGCCGTCCCGCCGGTCGCCGCGGAGACGCTGCCGATGCGTTACGACCACAGCCACAGGGAGGAGCAGGCGTTGGCCGTGGCGATGGGCGGGGGGGCGAGCGGCGCCGGGAGGTTTGATGCTGCCGTTGAGGACTACTACACACTGAGACTGAGAG CTCTGTCAGACGGGGTTCTGGTCGACGCCGTCTTCCTCCctaactcctcctcttcctccctctctcctcccctcctccctcactCCAACACCTGGACCTCCATCTTGTCCCACGGAGCCttctcctcacacacacctgtacctgCACCAG CTGACCTCATCGGCATGGCAGCCcagctggccaatcagaggCTGGTGTGTGTCCTTGAGGCGTGTCACCTGGGCGTAGCCACAACTGAAGTTGTCCTGAGCCGAGCGTTCCACCTGACCACCTGA
- the si:ch73-71d17.2 gene encoding RPA-related protein RADX isoform X4, protein MAAPDCVLLRTLTRSRPGTGTNQASPSSPAVCRESLYVVDLQRYSRDQGSSVYFPQAVLNGEDLYDITLADGDCRLRVTLDPGLNRLVERNVLRPGSVLRNAAFVPAMSAQLPECPGASGDSYRLVRAEVSEDEDPDRRVQVDRDSLPWFGPAEPAGPLVPLRANRSVFLPLWNNVDYSGTAWTEAPPPEEEEEEEEEARRPAVTVSELRDSFLIGRRGAVKHQLIVRIINKSKLMYYGRRDRNCECPYKAVLEVCDRTGSVCVVLWNSVCVSWYRRLKPGDIISLRRYRVKQHYQAELDDIEISVNSRNPAARLAVLPESSVSPEYLPPAPSYSFYNSKELLDRPHGVVCDVIGLLTFSGRPERVRSDARGAELLEYRWLRLEDGTSDRPIMVKLFSTSQPESHRELHPLSVVVCSRLKLIRAADRTDGGFYLTTTTYTQVYCTGQGHHSEMSYRKLRPVRRFLRWLRSQDDEQVLSRALIGGFFMYPPPPVSLETYMKDRRGAPGFLRGAELQREVERLCYRERRTFCIQAAVTMVTYSRRGEEDRCLFWTDRSSSSSSSSPPSLPSTPRSFRPPLSSSSSFSPTSPSSAVSQLTPRPLDHRSGRKSWRKRKQLLQVDTPKKRHPRVTLQPEQNNKTVILFEASMEFLENTNADQDDGDDDDDDEDEYEDTSSFVTAPLLPAVPPVAAETLPMRYDHSHREEQALAVAMGGGASGAGRFDAAVEDYYTLRLRALSDGVLVDAVFLPNSSSSSLSPPLLPHSNTWTSILSHGAFSSHTPVPAPADLIGMAAQLANQRLVCVLEACHLGVATTEVVLSRAFHLTT, encoded by the exons ATGGCGGCTCCTGACTGCGTCCTCCTCAGAACCCTGACCCGGTCCAGACCCGGTACCGGGACCAACCAG GCGTCCCCGTCCTCTCCTGCTGTCTGCAGGGAGTCCCTCTACGTGGTGGACCTGCAGCGCTACAGCCGGGACCAGGGGTCCTCCGTCTACTTCCCCCAGGCTGTCCTCAACG GTGAAGACCTGTATGACATCACCCTGGCGGACGGGGACTGCAGACTTCGTGTGACTCTGGATCCGGGTCTGAACCGGCTGGTGGAGCGGAACGTCCTGCGACCCGGATCGGTTCTACGGAACGCCGCCTTCGTCCCCGCCATGAGCGCCCAGCTCCCAGAATGCCCCGGGGCCTCTGGAGACAG CTACAGACTGGTGAGGGCGGAGGTCTCCGAGGACGAGGATCCAGACCGGAGGGTCCAGGTGGACCGGGACTCTCTGCCCTGGTTCGGACCGGCAGAACCGGCAG GGCCTCTGGTTCCTTTGAGAGCCAATAGGAGCGTGTTCCTCCCTCTGTGGAACAACGTGGACTACAGCGGGACGGCGTGGACGGAGGCTCCGcccccagaggaggaggaggaggaggaggagga agcgCGGCGTCCTGCTGTGACTGTGTCGGAGCTGCGTGACTCCTTCCTGATTGGTCGCCGGGGCGCCGTCAAGCATCAGCTGATCGTACGCATCATCAATAAGTCCAAACTGATGTATTATGGGAGAAGAGACCGGAACTGTGAGTGTCCATATAAG gccGTGTTGGAGGTGTGTGACcggacaggaagtgtgtgtgtggtgttgtggaacagtgtgtgtgtcagctggtACCGCCGTCTGAAGCCTGGTGACATCATCAGCCTGAGACGCTACCGAGTCAAACAGCATTACCAGGCTGAGCTGGACGACATCG AGATCAGCGTGAACAGCAGAAACCCCGCCGCTCGCCTCGCTGTTCTCCCAGAATCCTCTGTTTCACCTGAATATCTACCACCTGCACCGAGCTACAGCTTCTacaacag TAAGGAGCTCCTGGACCGTCCTCACGGCGTTGTGTGTGATGTCATCGGCCTGCTGACGTTCTCAGGACGACCGGAGCGAGTCAGGAGCG ATGCCAGAGGGGCGGAGCTTTTGGAGTATCGCTGGCTGCGATTGGAGGACGGGACGAGCGACCGACCAATCATGGTGAAGCTGTTCTCCACGTCTCAACCTGAGTCCCACCGCGAGCTCCACCCAC TGTCGGTGGTCGTTTGTAGCCGACTGAAGCTGATCAGAGCAGCCGATCGGACTGACGGCGGCTTCTACCTCACTACTACTACATACACACAGGTGTACTGCACAG GACAGGGACACCACTCAGAGATGAGCTACCGGAAGCTCCGGCCGGTGAGACGGTTCCTCCGGTGGCTGCGGAGCCAGGACGACGAACAGGTGCTGAGCCGGGCTCTGATTGGAGGATTCTTCATGTACCCGCCTCCTCCCGTCTCCCTGGAAACGTACATGAAGGACAGGAGAG gtgcacCAGGGTTCCTGCGAGGGGCGGAGCTtcagagggaggtggagaggctCTGTTACCGGGAGCGACGCACCTTCTGTATCCAGGCAgcagttaccatggttacgtaCAGCCGCAGAGGAGAG gAGGATCGCTGTTTGTTCTGGACGGAccgatcttcatcctcctcctcatcctcccccccctccctgccCTCCACCCCTCGCTCCTTCagacctcctctctcctcctcttcctccttctctcccacGTCTCCATCCTCAGCCGTCAGTCAGCTGACGCCCCGTCCTCTGGACCACAGGTCAGG CAGGAAGtcgtggaggaagaggaagcagcTGCTGCAGGTGGACACGCCAAAGAAGAG acATCCGCGGGTCACATTACAACCAGAACAGAACAACAAGACGG TTATTCTGTTTGAAGCCTCCATGGAGTTTCTAGAAAACACAAATGCTGATCAAGACGACGgcgatgatgacgatgatgatgaagatgaatatGAAGACACCTCGTCCTTCGTCACCGCCCCCCTCCTCCCTGCCGTCCCGCCGGTCGCCGCGGAGACGCTGCCGATGCGTTACGACCACAGCCACAGGGAGGAGCAGGCGTTGGCCGTGGCGATGGGCGGGGGGGCGAGCGGCGCCGGGAGGTTTGATGCTGCCGTTGAGGACTACTACACACTGAGACTGAGAG CTCTGTCAGACGGGGTTCTGGTCGACGCCGTCTTCCTCCctaactcctcctcttcctccctctctcctcccctcctccctcactCCAACACCTGGACCTCCATCTTGTCCCACGGAGCCttctcctcacacacacctgtacctgCACCAG CTGACCTCATCGGCATGGCAGCCcagctggccaatcagaggCTGGTGTGTGTCCTTGAGGCGTGTCACCTGGGCGTAGCCACAACTGAAGTTGTCCTGAGCCGAGCGTTCCACCTGACCACCTGA
- the si:ch73-71d17.2 gene encoding RPA-related protein RADX isoform X1 — protein MAAPDCVLLRTLTRSRPGTGTNQASPSSPAVCRESLYVVDLQRYSRDQGSSVYFPQAVLNGEDLYDITLADGDCRLRVTLDPGLNRLVERNVLRPGSVLRNAAFVPAMSAQLPECPGASGDSYRLVRAEVSEDEDPDRRVQVDRDSLPWFGPAEPAGPLVPLRANRSVFLPLWNNVDYSGTAWTEAPPPEEEEEEEEEEEARRPAVTVSELRDSFLIGRRGAVKHQLIVRIINKSKLMYYGRRDRNCECPYKAVLEVCDRTGSVCVVLWNSVCVSWYRRLKPGDIISLRRYRVKQHYQAELDDIEISVNSRNPAARLAVLPESSVSPEYLPPAPSYSFYNSKELLDRPHGVVCDVIGLLTFSGRPERVRSDARGAELLEYRWLRLEDGTSDRPIMVKLFSTSQPESHRELHPLSVVVCSRLKLIRAADRTDGGFYLTTTTYTQVYCTGQGHHSEMSYRKLRPVRRFLRWLRSQDDEQVLSRALIGGFFMYPPPPVSLETYMKDRRGAPGFLRGAELQREVERLCYRERRTFCIQAAVTMVTYSRRGEEDRCLFWTDRSSSSSSSSPPSLPSTPRSFRPPLSSSSSFSPTSPSSAVSQLTPRPLDHRSGRKSWRKRKQLLQVDTPKKRHPRVTLQPEQNNKTVILFEASMEFLENTNADQDDGDDDDDDEDEYEDTSSFVTAPLLPAVPPVAAETLPMRYDHSHREEQALAVAMGGGASGAGRFDAAVEDYYTLRLRALSDGVLVDAVFLPNSSSSSLSPPLLPHSNTWTSILSHGAFSSHTPVPAPADLIGMAAQLANQRLVCVLEACHLGVATTEVVLSRAFHLTT, from the exons ATGGCGGCTCCTGACTGCGTCCTCCTCAGAACCCTGACCCGGTCCAGACCCGGTACCGGGACCAACCAG GCGTCCCCGTCCTCTCCTGCTGTCTGCAGGGAGTCCCTCTACGTGGTGGACCTGCAGCGCTACAGCCGGGACCAGGGGTCCTCCGTCTACTTCCCCCAGGCTGTCCTCAACG GTGAAGACCTGTATGACATCACCCTGGCGGACGGGGACTGCAGACTTCGTGTGACTCTGGATCCGGGTCTGAACCGGCTGGTGGAGCGGAACGTCCTGCGACCCGGATCGGTTCTACGGAACGCCGCCTTCGTCCCCGCCATGAGCGCCCAGCTCCCAGAATGCCCCGGGGCCTCTGGAGACAG CTACAGACTGGTGAGGGCGGAGGTCTCCGAGGACGAGGATCCAGACCGGAGGGTCCAGGTGGACCGGGACTCTCTGCCCTGGTTCGGACCGGCAGAACCGGCAG GGCCTCTGGTTCCTTTGAGAGCCAATAGGAGCGTGTTCCTCCCTCTGTGGAACAACGTGGACTACAGCGGGACGGCGTGGACGGAGGCTCCGcccccagaggaggaggaggaggaggaggaggaggaggaag cgCGGCGTCCTGCTGTGACTGTGTCGGAGCTGCGTGACTCCTTCCTGATTGGTCGCCGGGGCGCCGTCAAGCATCAGCTGATCGTACGCATCATCAATAAGTCCAAACTGATGTATTATGGGAGAAGAGACCGGAACTGTGAGTGTCCATATAAG gccGTGTTGGAGGTGTGTGACcggacaggaagtgtgtgtgtggtgttgtggaacagtgtgtgtgtcagctggtACCGCCGTCTGAAGCCTGGTGACATCATCAGCCTGAGACGCTACCGAGTCAAACAGCATTACCAGGCTGAGCTGGACGACATCG AGATCAGCGTGAACAGCAGAAACCCCGCCGCTCGCCTCGCTGTTCTCCCAGAATCCTCTGTTTCACCTGAATATCTACCACCTGCACCGAGCTACAGCTTCTacaacag TAAGGAGCTCCTGGACCGTCCTCACGGCGTTGTGTGTGATGTCATCGGCCTGCTGACGTTCTCAGGACGACCGGAGCGAGTCAGGAGCG ATGCCAGAGGGGCGGAGCTTTTGGAGTATCGCTGGCTGCGATTGGAGGACGGGACGAGCGACCGACCAATCATGGTGAAGCTGTTCTCCACGTCTCAACCTGAGTCCCACCGCGAGCTCCACCCAC TGTCGGTGGTCGTTTGTAGCCGACTGAAGCTGATCAGAGCAGCCGATCGGACTGACGGCGGCTTCTACCTCACTACTACTACATACACACAGGTGTACTGCACAG GACAGGGACACCACTCAGAGATGAGCTACCGGAAGCTCCGGCCGGTGAGACGGTTCCTCCGGTGGCTGCGGAGCCAGGACGACGAACAGGTGCTGAGCCGGGCTCTGATTGGAGGATTCTTCATGTACCCGCCTCCTCCCGTCTCCCTGGAAACGTACATGAAGGACAGGAGAG gtgcacCAGGGTTCCTGCGAGGGGCGGAGCTtcagagggaggtggagaggctCTGTTACCGGGAGCGACGCACCTTCTGTATCCAGGCAgcagttaccatggttacgtaCAGCCGCAGAGGAGAG gAGGATCGCTGTTTGTTCTGGACGGAccgatcttcatcctcctcctcatcctcccccccctccctgccCTCCACCCCTCGCTCCTTCagacctcctctctcctcctcttcctccttctctcccacGTCTCCATCCTCAGCCGTCAGTCAGCTGACGCCCCGTCCTCTGGACCACAGGTCAGG CAGGAAGtcgtggaggaagaggaagcagcTGCTGCAGGTGGACACGCCAAAGAAGAG acATCCGCGGGTCACATTACAACCAGAACAGAACAACAAGACGG TTATTCTGTTTGAAGCCTCCATGGAGTTTCTAGAAAACACAAATGCTGATCAAGACGACGgcgatgatgacgatgatgatgaagatgaatatGAAGACACCTCGTCCTTCGTCACCGCCCCCCTCCTCCCTGCCGTCCCGCCGGTCGCCGCGGAGACGCTGCCGATGCGTTACGACCACAGCCACAGGGAGGAGCAGGCGTTGGCCGTGGCGATGGGCGGGGGGGCGAGCGGCGCCGGGAGGTTTGATGCTGCCGTTGAGGACTACTACACACTGAGACTGAGAG CTCTGTCAGACGGGGTTCTGGTCGACGCCGTCTTCCTCCctaactcctcctcttcctccctctctcctcccctcctccctcactCCAACACCTGGACCTCCATCTTGTCCCACGGAGCCttctcctcacacacacctgtacctgCACCAG CTGACCTCATCGGCATGGCAGCCcagctggccaatcagaggCTGGTGTGTGTCCTTGAGGCGTGTCACCTGGGCGTAGCCACAACTGAAGTTGTCCTGAGCCGAGCGTTCCACCTGACCACCTGA